Proteins encoded by one window of Corythoichthys intestinalis isolate RoL2023-P3 chromosome 20, ASM3026506v1, whole genome shotgun sequence:
- the lama1 gene encoding LOW QUALITY PROTEIN: laminin subunit alpha-1 (The sequence of the model RefSeq protein was modified relative to this genomic sequence to represent the inferred CDS: inserted 2 bases in 1 codon) yields MQGHILQVGPAGAACSAFHRPAFSAMKCLLLLLLLPTGPTASQQRGLFPAILNLASNADISSNATCGDPEAEVYCKLVEHVPGRLIKNPHCPKCDANSILSKERHPITNAIDGTNRWWQSPSIKNGRRFHWVTVTLDLKQIFQVAYIIIKAANSPRPGNWILERSVDGVTFRPWQFYAISDSECLSRYNVAPRLGPPTYKSDTEVICTSYYSRLEPLEHGEIHTSLINSRPGADDLTSELLNFTSARFIRLRLQRIRTLNADLMTLSARDPRDIDPIVTRRYYYSIKDISVGGMCICYGHARSCPLDPISKKLQCVCEHNTCGSSCDHCCPGYRQLPWQPGTISEGNTCEKCNCHKKASDCFYNQTVADLGLSLDVRGDRRGGGVCIDCQQNTAGINCETCAEGFYRPERVSPHDESPCVECGCHPRGAESPVCMRDDALPGTNAGQCACKKGFAGRRCDRCAFGFRDFPLCVRCECDLAGSVNGDPCEDCVCKANVMGVHCDLCKAGFYNLRAADPLGCTDCFCFGVSDVCESSAWSTAQLVSTNARLRPSTPANELPASGDASSVGRRQEHELSWEAADAFLGNKLSSYGGLLNYSLAYRGSLDDKQHFVPVHTDVIIQGDGRTLRLSALRALLLSPSARRSVAVEMLPRHFVEEQTGAAVSRDDLLSVLAEVTSLKIKVHANASAGEAVSLVSVSLDVADSRAASGVRAVAVETCQCPWGYGGTSCESCLPGFYRLGGVLFGGNCMQCECHDHASECDVNGVCLGCGHHTTGPHCEQCLPGFYGDATEGTEDDCRRCACPLTEPSNSFSPTCVLDSFGTVTCDQCQEGYTGSKCQKCSGGFYGNPQVVGGTCVRCQCNGNVNAEDEGHCDAASGECLLCLRNTAGRRCEICAAGFFGDAVHLKNCRECECDINGSLSSICDVTSGQCACRDNVTGRACDRCQLGFFGLRSASGCAACDCDPSGSLEETCDDDGRCRCAEGVDGEKCDRCGRGYFGFRADGCTACDCNRTGGNCHHQTGECICPPHTEGDTCDTCRAGYWGHCPIAGCKPCDCSAEGSSASQCDLANGQCPCREGFSGRRCDLCAPGHYGYPSCSPCGCDVAGTREEWCNRTLGTCDCRRAGECVCKAAVSGRRCEECVRGFFALSSDNPDGCSPCYCSGVSRECEERAGLVRALISSTRSPVLLPMVSQSNLEAVTSGVYRQGGDTLLDTRQLNTSGPGGPLYWRLPPEFEGQQLLSYGGVLSYVVTYYADDAEGFANQEPQVLMRGGALRKLVIYTDTVAPDNGVRTRHDIKLTEHKWKYFNSVSEKAVSHSDFLSVLGDLRYVMVKASYGTGLRQSRISNISMETAQDEQEADRAETSAARRIESCFCPSGYAGLSCQECAPGFFRQPLSELSPQARKSAFLRPCVACRCNNHSASCHVESGHCQDCRHHTGGPNCDLCAPGYYGNVSGSVSDCSPCACPLRDNSFSPTCVSEGTLGDFRCTSCQTGYEGRYCERCSPGYYGNSSLPGGKCTPCGCSERGSLHAPCDTLTGGCQCKPGFRGSTCEECDERHVLEESQCVSCDDDCAGALLDDLEGIHRRWRAFNISVVAMAPYRQLVALNKKTRDMKLMFPERPTLETVVSSVEEESMHLTSDIGALIDQAASASRDREAVNDNLSLGSRLMEKIHVIQEKIEALDTEAEQLNRTADEALEAANRTRLLDRVTSLLQNMRDLRLGPAADSARRELGLAESLAESLRRRFPAGAADGLRPLTGALDANVQKLREAQTRMQDATKENGHTQLVLNATEALLANYQVTHQNISDAWVCVEDMTEAAQQLLNDMLNLTLDFTNISVQADTLGSQLDQWRPPLRTKVEALVVGLKSGDSLERVYRAESHARLLESHALSLQSYLSLARNASEKSSRSAAPEADVAEAVELARRIASDAVRSADVALDQTDRRELSAEGGARPSEISAALDETRAIDRTNRDSLTKVSAVTGRLQMLRARVANTGVLLRRPIAELQNLSDGSPRAQEARSEAALAHSSLREALEHLSTLREQLRDSSYVVEKTNLSTAEANQLMTRTHLAANEARRQLEEAELRTRHLSDKIKPLSLLGESLSRNLSDIRELIYQARRQAASIKVAVQADGDCVTFYRPQIQSGNFNTLTLTLKTKSPDNLLFYMGSKTSVEFLAVEMNDGKVSLLWDVGSGGARLEYPGQDIANNKWTTINATRLGARGFLSVHQLEATPSQTVTATSPGQARVLHVGNDTVVHIGGLADDSQKPAALRRSTFRGCLGEASLNEKNIGLWNYVNRQGRCGGCFSGPQAEETAFHFDGSGFSVVQKSLRATSTSVVLLFKTLSPSGLLLYLASNNTRDFLSIELVEGCVRLTYDLGSGPLVLTSGRKYNTGVWYKVTLQRNRRKGYLLVNPADQSSDKEMLEAESPGTASDLNRFDLDPIYIGGLPASRPIRRQVISRSYIGCIKNVEIARLNFDLLRDAYGVRKGCVLEAVRSVSLLNGGYVQIAPPSLEQEAEILFSFKSNNQSGILLAALTEKPSQRRHFLSVHLLAGSLQAELGEVGAEGRRAAVAXAGGGSFADGSRHSVVLHFNRKSFSLQVDEGNVKWATLSPGGLSRLSVASFFIGGLPSGEESHLPVRLHKIAKSFRGCVQHLVLGDRFIDLSAAIKYEGAVLDRCLLEEKVTGALLPEDLDAEPTLDPSRLSAAPPTHPSTVTPAELTCTPETEFSFLPTAAQFGSSRHSHMTFRVEPAAVRKSASLRLSLRTRARDGLLLLLSDGRQMDFAVLRLAGGRPLMSADLGKGVATAASSVAVDDGKWHTVSADVGRRSVSVSVDASAPDVATVRGNQLDVDGRLYLGGLPRAHEGRRINVTASFPGCVHSVSLNGAMLDLSRPDSRHDVASCFRRDEAGSYFNGSGYAVLMRDGYKVGSDLSVSLEFRTGQSQGVFLGISSAKVDAIGLEMIRGQVVFNVNNGAGRVRMASGGPALCDGRWHRLLARKTKHTLTLSVDGRFSSIPNPYPQSTSAETNNPVYVGGYPDGIKQNCLSINTAFRGCLRNVHLVKSHLDSHLDMSRAHFSSGVTPNSCPAV; encoded by the exons GTCTGTTCCCAGCCATTTTGAACTTGGCCAGTAACGCAGACATTAGCAGCAACGCCACATGCGGAGACCCGGAAGCAGAGGTTTACTGCAAATTGGTGGAACACGTTCCCGGACGCTTAATCAAGAACCCTCACTGTCCCAAATGTGACGCCAACTCCATTCTATCCAAag AACGCCATCCCATCACAAACGCTATCGACGGAACCAACCGATGGTGGCAGAGTCCGAGCATCAAAAACGGCCGGCGCTTCCATTGGGTTACCGTCACGCTGGATCTGAAACAG ATCTTTCAAGTGGCCTACATCATTATCAAGGCGGCAAACTCTCCTCGACCGG GTAACTGGATTCTGGAGCGTTCCGTGGACGGCGTGACCTTCCGACCGTGGCAGTTTTACGCCATCAGCGACTCCGAGTGCTTGTCTCGCTACAACGTCGCGCCCAGACTGGGACCCCCGACCTACAAAAGCGACACGGAGGTCATCTGCACGTCCTACTATTCCAGGCTGGAGCCTCTGGAGCACGGAGAG ATCCACACGTCGCTAATCAACAGTCGACCCGGCGCGGACGATTTGACTTCCGAACTCTTGAACTTCACCTCGGCCCGTTTCATCCGACTCCGGTTACAGCGTATCCGTACGCTCAATGCCGACCTCATGACTCTGAGCGCGCGCGACCCTCGAGACATCGACCCCATCGTAACCCGTCGG TATTATTACTCCATCAAAGATATTTCTGTGGGAGGGATGTGCATCTGCTATGGTCACGCGCGAAGCTGTCCGCTAGACCCCATTAGCAAG AAACTACAGTGCGTATGTGAACACAACACATGCGGAAGCAGCTGCGACCACTGTTGTCCCGGCTACCGGCAGCTGCCGTGGCAACCGGGAACCATCTCAGAGGGAAACACGTGCGAAA AATGCAACTGTCACAAGAAAGCGAGCGACTGTTTCTACAATCAAACGGTCGCCGATCTCGGACTGAGCCTGGACGTTCGCGGCGATCGCCGCGGAGGCGGAGTCTGTATCGATTGTCAGCAGAACACGGCCGGAATCAACTGCGAGACCTGCGCCGAGGGTTTCTACCGACCTGAGCGG GTTTCTCCCCATGACGAGTCGCCGTGCGTGGAGTGCGGTTGCCATCCGAGGGGCGCAGAGTCTCCCGTTTGCATGAGAGACGACGCTTTGCCAG GCACGAACGCGGGTCAGTGCGCGTGTAAAAAGGGCTTCGCCGGACGCCGGTGCGACCGTTGCGCTTTTGGATTCCGAGATTTTCCTCTTTGCGTTCGCTGCGAGTGCGACCTGGCCGGCAGCGTCAACGGCGACCCGTGCGAGGACTGCGTTTGCAAA GCCAACGTGATGGGGGTGCACTGCGACCTGTGCAAAGCCGGATTCTACAACCTGCGGGCCGCCGATCCGCTGGGCTGCACCGACTGCTTCTGCTTCGGCGTGTCCGACGTTTGCGAAAGCTCCGCGTGGTCCACCGCGCAG TTGGTTTCCACAAACGCTAGACTCCGTCCTTCCACCCCGGCCAATGAGCTTCCGGCGTCTGGCGACGCCTCCTCGGTCGGACGCCGTCAAGAACATGAGCTGTCGTGGGAAGCGGCCGACGCTTTCCTAGGCAACAAG CTTTCGTCCTACGGCGGCCTTCTGAACTATTCGCTAGCGTACCGAGGCTCACTGGACGACAAGCAACATTTTGTCCCCGTCCACACCGACGTCATCATTCAG GGCGACGGGCGAACGCTCCGCCTCTCGGCGCTTCGCGCGCTCCTTCTCTCGCCGTCGGCCCGGCGCTCCGTAGCCGTCGAAATGCTCCCGCGCCATTTTGTAGAGGAACAAACGGGCGCGGCAGTTAGCCGTGACGACCTGTTGTCCGTCCTCGCTGAGGTGACCTCCCTGAAGATCAAAGTTCACGCGAACGCCTCCGCCGGCGAAGCCGTGAG CCTCGTCTCGGTGTCCCTGGACGTGGCCGACTCCCGGGCCGCTTCCGGCGTCCGGGCGGTCGCCGTGGAGACCTGCCAATGTCCCTGGGGTTACGGCGGTACTTCGTGTGAG TCATGCCTCCCAGGTTTTTACAGGCTCGGCGGAGTTTTGTTCGGAGGAAATTGCATGCAGTGCGAATGCCACGACCACGCTTCCGAGTGTGACGTCAACGGCGTTTGTCTG GGTTGCGGCCATCACACCACCGGCCCGCATTGCGAACAGTGTCTCCCCGGTTTCTACGGCGACGCCACCGAGGGCACGGAGGACGACTGTCGGCGTTGCGCGTGTCCTCTGACGGAGCCGTCCAACAG TTTCAGTCCCACGTGCGTGCTGGACTCCTTTGGAACGGTGACGTGTGACCAGTGTCAGGAAGGATACACCGGCAGCAAGTGCCAGAA GTGCTCCGGCGGTTTCTACGGTAACCCGCAAGTAGTGGGCGGGACTTGCGTACGCTGCCAATGTAATGGCAACGTGAACGCCGAAGACGAGGGGCATTGCGACGCCGCGAGCGGGGAGTGTCTACTTTGTCTTCGCAACACGGCCGGGAGGCGCTGCGAGATCTGCGCTGCCGGTTTCTTCGGAGATGCCGTGCACCTAAAGAACTGCCGAG AATGCGAGTGTGACATCAACGGATCTCTGTCGAGCATCTGCGACGTCACGTCGGGTCAATGCGCGTGTCGAGATAACGTGACGGGACGGGCGTGCGACCGCTGCCAG CTGGGCTTCTTCGGATTGCGGAGCGCCTCGGGCTGCGCGGCCTGCGATTGCGACCCGTCGGGATCTCTGGAGGAGACATGCGACGACGACGGACGCTGCCGATGCGCGGAGGGCGTGGACGGAGAGAAATGCGACCGCTGCGGCCGCGGATACTTTGGTTTCCGTGCAGACGGCTGCACAG CGTGCGACTGCAACCGCACAGGTGGGAATTGTCACCACCAAACTGGGGAGTGCATCTGTCCCCCCCACACGGAGGGAGACACCTGCGACACGTGCCGGGCGGGATATTGGGGTCACTGTCCTATTGCTGGTTGCAAG CCTTGTGACTGCAGTGCAGAAGGAAGCTCTGCCTCTCAGTGCGATCTGGCCAATGGCCAGTGTCCGTGCAGAGAGGGCTTCTCCGGCAGGCGATGCGACCTGTGCGCTCCGGGCCACTACGGTTACCCGTCGTGTTCGCCGTGCGGCTGCGACGTAGCGGGGACGCGAGAAGAATGGTGCAACCGAACGCTCGGAACGTGCGACTGCCGACGGGCCGGGGAGTGCGTGTGCAAG GCGGCCGTGTCAGGGCGGCGCTGCGAGGAATGCGTTCGGGGTTTCTTCGCCCTGTCCTCGGACAACCCGGACGGCTGCTCTCCGTGCTACTGTTCCGGAGTCAGTCGGGAATGCGAGGAGCGCGCCGGCCTCGTCAGAGCTCTC ATCTCATCTACCCGTTCTCCCGTTCTCCTGCCGATGGTCAGCCAGTCTAACCTGGAGGCCGTGACATCTGGAGTCTACCGGCAGGGTGGCGACACGCTGCTGGACACCAGGCAGCTCAACACCAGCGGTCCGGGCGGGCCCCTCTACTGGAGACTGCCCCCCGAGTTCGAAGGCCAGCAG CTCCTGTCTTACGGCGGCGTACTGTCCTACGTGGTGACCTATTACGCGGACGACGCCGAAGGTTTTGCCAATCAAGAGCCGCAAGTGCTGATGAGGGGCGGAGCCTTAAGGAAGCTGGTCATCTACACCGATACGGTCGCCCCCGATAACGGCGTCAGGACTCGGCATGACATCAAGCTGACCGAG CACAAGTGGAAATATTTTAACTCGGTGTCGGAGAAGGCGGTAAGTCACAGCGACTTCCTGTCGGTTCTCGGCGACTTGCGGTACGTCATGGTGAAGGCTTCGTACGGGACGGGACTGCGGCAGAGCAG GATTTCTAACATCTCCATGGAGACGGCGCAAGACGAACAGGAAGCCGACCGGGCCGAGACGAGCGCGGCCCGACGGATCGAGTCGTGCTTCTGTCCGTCGGGTTACGCCGGTCTGTCCTGTCAG GAATGCGCGCCGGGTTTCTTCCGCCAGCCGCTGTCAGAGTTGTCGCCTCAGGCCCGGAAGTCTGCTTTCCTACGTCCGTGCGTGGCGTGTCGCTGCAACAACCACAGCGCCAGCTGCCACGTGGAGAGCGGGCACTGCCAG GATTGCCGACATCACACCGGCGGGCCCAACTGTGATCTGTGCGCTCCGGGTTATTACGGGAACGTCAGCGGCTCTGTTAGCGACTGCTCGCCGTGTGCGTGCCCTCTACGGGACAACAG tttcagtccGACGTGCGTGTCGGAGGGAACGCTTGGAGACTTTCGCTGCACTTCCTGTCAAACGGGATACGAGGGGCGCTACTGCGAGCG GTGTTCTCCGGGTTACTACGGTAACTCCTCATTGCCAGGGGGGAAGTGCACCCCGTGCGGCTGCAGCGAGCGGGGCTCCCTGCACGCGCCGTGCGACACGCTGACGGGCGGGTGCCAGTGCAAACCCGGGTTCCGAGGTTCCACGTGCGAGGAGTGTGATGAGCGCCACGTCTTGGAGGAAAGCCAATGCGTGT CGTGTGACGACGATTGCGCCGGTGCTCTGCTGGACGACTTGGAGGGAATCCACCGGCGCTGGCGGGCCTTCAACATCAGCGTTGTTGCCATGGCGCCCTACCGCCAACTGGTAGCGCTCAACAAGAAAACCAGGGACATGAAG CTGATGTTTCCGGAACGCCCTACTTTGGAGACGGTCGTCTCCAGTGTAGAAGAAGAGTCGATGCACCTAACATCTGACATCGGCGCATTGATAGATCAG GCTGCGAGTGCGTCACGTGACCGGGAGGCGGTCAATGACAACTTGTCGCTCGGGAGTCGGTTGATGGAAAAGATccacgtcattcaagaaaagattGAAG CGCTCGACACTGAGGCGGAGCAACTGAACCGGACCGCCGACGAGGCGCTAGAAGCGGCCAATCGGACGCGCCTGCTGGACCGTGTGACCTCCCTGTTGCAAAACATGCGAGACCTCCGGCTCGGCCCGGCCGCCGATTCGGCACGTCGTGAGCTCGG TCTCGCAGAGTCGCTCGCGGAGTCGCTCCGACGCCGCTTCCCGGCCGGCGCTGCCGACGGGCTCCGTCCCTTGACCGGCGCCCTGGACGCTAACGTTCAAAAGCTGCGAGAAGCGCAAACACGGATGCAAGATGCCACTAAAGAAAATGGTCACACACAACTTGTGCTGAACGCCACCGAGGCGCTTCTCGCGAACTATCAG GTGACCCACCAAAATATCAGTGATGCGTGGGTTTGCGTGGAGGACATGACGGAGGCTGCTCAACAGCTGCTGAATGACATGCTCAACCTGACATTGGACTTCACCAACATTAGCGTT CAGGCCGACACGCTGGGAAGCCAACTGGATCAATGGCGCCCGCCGCTGAGAACCAAAGTGGAGGCTCTGGTCGTTGGATTGAAGAGCGGCGATTCGCTGGAGAGGGTTTATCGAGCGGAGAGCCACGCCCGCCTGCTTGAGAGCCACGCCCTATCTCTGCAAAG CTATCTATCATTGGCGCGGAACGCTTCAGAGAAGAGCAGCCGATCCGCGGCACCGGAAGCCGACGTCGCGGAGGCCGTCGAGTTGGCCCGGCGAATCGCCTCGGACGCCGTCCGCTCTGCCGACGTCGCTCTCGACcag ACCGACCGACGGGAGCTTTCGGCGGAGGGCGGTGCCAGACCGAGCGAGATATCCGCCGCTCTCGACGAAACTCGTGCGATCGACCGGACAAACCGAG ACTCGCTGACAAAGGTCTCGGCGGTCACCGGCAGACTGCAGATGCTGAGAGCGCGCGTGGCGAATACCGGCGTCCTCCTCCGTCGGCCGATCGCGGAGCTGCAGAACCTCTCCGACG GATCGCCGCGAGCGCAGGAGGCCCGATCGGAGGCCGCGCTGGCTCACTCCAGTCTGCGGGAGGCGTTGGAGCACTTGTCCACGCTCAGGGAGCAGTTGCGCGATTCTTCTTACGTGGTGGAAAAAACCAACCTGAGCACGGCAGAGGCCAACCAGCTGATGACGCGTACGCATTTGGCAG CAAACGAAGCGCGGCGTCAATTGGAAGAGGCGGAGCTTCGCACGCGGCATTTGAGTGACAAAATCAAGCCCTTGAGCTTGCTGGGAGAGAGTCTGAGCAGGAACCTGTCCGACATCCGGGAGCTCATCTATCAGGCCAGGAGACAAGCGGCGTCC ATTAAGGTGGCGGTGCAAGCAGATGGCGACTGCGTCACATTTTACCGACCCCAAATTCAGTCCGGCAACTTCAACACCTTGACGTTGACGTTGAAGACCAAAAGTCCCGACAACCTGCTCTTTTACATGGGCAGCAAGACTTCG GTGGAGTTCCTCGCCGTGGAGATGAACGACGGGAAAGTTTCTTTACTCTGGGACGTCGGATCAGGCGGCGCCAGGCTGGAGTATCCGGGACAGGACATCGCTAACAACAAATGGACAACAATCAATGCCACACG GTTGGGCGCTCGGGGGTTCCTATCCGTACACCAGCTGGAAGCGACGCCGTCACAGACGGTGACGGCGACCTCGCCCGGACAGGCCCGCGTTctacacgtgggcaatgacacggTCGTCCACATCGGAGGACTGGCGGATGACTCCCAG AAGCCGGCGGCGTTGCGTCGGTCGACGTTTCGGGGCTGTTTGGGCGAAGCGTCGCTCAACGAGAAGAACATCGGCTTGTGGAACTACGTCAACAGACAAGGACGGTGCGGAGGGTGCTTCAGCGG TCCACAGGCGGAGGAGACGGCTTTCCATTTTGACGGTTCCGGATTCTCCGTGGTCCAAAAGTCTCTGCGAGCCACGTCCACTTCCGTCGTCTTGCTGTTTAAAACTCTGTCGCCGAGCGGCTTGCTCTTGTACCTGGCCTCCAACAAcact agGGACTTCCTGTCCATTGAGCTAGTGGAGGGCTGCGTGCGTCTGACCTATGACCTCGGGTCCGGTCCTCTGGTCTTAACATCCGGCAGGAAGTACAACACGGGCGTGTGGTACAAGGTCACGCTGCAAAGGAACCGACGCAAAG GTTACCTGTTGGTCAATCCGGCTGACCAATCTTCAGATAAAGAGATGTTGGAGGCGGAATCGCCCGGAACCGCCTCCGATCTCAACCGTTTCGACCTGGACCCCATCTACATTGGCGGACTGCCCGCTTCCCGACCGATCAG ACGACAAGTGATCTCCAGGTCCTACATCGGCTGCATCAAGAACGTCGAGATCGCCAGGCTGAACTTTGACCTGCTGAGGGATGCCTACGGAGTGAGAAAGGGCTGCGTTCTTGAG GCGGTGCGAAGCGTATCGCTTTTAAACGGCGGTTACGTTCAGATCGCTCCTCCTTCATTGGAGCAGGAAGCGGAGATTCTCTTCTCCTTCAAATCTAACAACCAGTCAGGAATCCTGTTGGCCGCCTTGACCGAAAAGCCTTCGCAGCGTCGG CACTTTCTGTCCGTCCACCTGCTCGCCGGGTCTTTGCAAGCGGAGCTCGGGGAGGTCGGCGCAGAGGGCCGTCGGGCAGCGGTCGC GGCCGGAGGCGGATCCTTCGCCGACGGATCGAGACACTCGGTCGTCCTTCACTTCAATAGGAA GTCGTTTTCCCTTCAAGTTGACGAAGGAAACGTTAAATGGGCCACGCTGTCACCGGGCGGATTGTCCCGCCTCTCCGTCGCCTCTTTTTTCATTGGGGGACTGCCTTCGGGGGAGGAGTCGCATTTGCCAGTCCGATTACACAAGATAGCCAAGTCGTTCAGAGGATGCGTACAGCACCTGGTGCTCGGCGACCG GTTTATCGACCTGTCGGCGGCTATAAAGTATGAGGGGGCGGTCCTTGACCGCTGCCTACTGGAAGAGAAAGTCACAGGGGCTTTGCTCCCCGAAGATCTGGACGCGGAACCCACCCTTGATCCTTCCCGCCTGTCGGCGGCCCCGCCTACCCACCCGAGCACCGTGACCCCCGCTGAACTAACG TGTACGCCGGAAACGGAGTTcagcttcctgcccacggcggcGCAGTTTGGTTCATCGCGGcacagtcacatgacatttcggGTGGAGCCGGCCGCCGTGCGCAAGAG CGCGTCGCTGCGGTTGTCGCTTCGAACTCGAGCTCGGGACGGGTTGCTGCTGCTCCTGTCCGACGGTCGCCAGATGGACTTCGCCGTACTGCGGCTGGCGGGCGGGCGGCCGCTGATGTCGGCGGATCTCGGGAAGGGCGTCGCCACCGCCGCCTCCTCGGTCGCCGTCGACGACGGAAAATGGCACACG GTGAGCGCGGACGTCGGGCGGCGCTCCGTCTCAGTCTCCGTGGACGCCTCGGCTCCGGACGTGGCGACGGTCAGAGGGAACCAACTGGACGTCGACGGCCGACTGTACTTGGGCGGACTGCCGCGTGCGCACGAGGGCCGGAGAATAAAT GTGACGGCGAGTTTCCCGGGTTGCGTTCACTCCGTGAGTCTGAACGGGGCGATGCTGGATCTCTCGCGACCGGACTCGCGACACGACGTGGCGTCCTGTTTCAGGAGGGACGAGGCGGGGAGTTATTTCAACGGCAGCGGATACGCTGTACTGA TGCGGGACGGTTACAAGGTGGGCTCCGACCTGTCCGTGTCGCTGGAGTTTCGCACCGGCCAATCGCAAGGCGTCTTCCTCGGCATCAGCAGTGCCAAAGTGGATGCCATTGGACTGGAGATGATCCGAGGACAG GTGGTGTTTAACGTGAATAACGGGGCAGGAAGAGTTCGAATGGCTTCCGGCGGTCCGGCGCTGTGCGACGGACGCTGGCACCGCCTGCTGGCACGAAAGACCAAGCACACCCTTACTCTGAGCGTGGACGGGAGGTTCAGCTCCATTCCAAATCCCTACCCGCAATCCACCTCGGCCGAGACCAATAACCCCGTGTACGTGGGCGGCTACCCAG ACGGAATCAAACAGAATTGCCTGTCGATTAACACGGCCTTCAGAGGTTGCCTGAGGAACGTCCATCTGGTCAAGTCTCACCTCGACAGCCATCTCGACATGAGCCGAGCCCACTTTTCATCGGGGGTCACGCCTAACTCGTGTCCTGCCGTCTAG